Genomic segment of Thermodesulfobacteriota bacterium:
GGGAAGTGCGCGGAAAACCGAGCATTTTCGCCGGGGGAATCCCGTTGACCTGCGGGAACCCGTTCCTTTAGCATGAGGCCTCTTCCGGCCCCGGAAAGCCTGGGGCCGGGGCGCACGCAGGCTGCTTTTTCGGCAGCCTGCCAGACCGCTCGGAGCAGGCCATGAAGGACATCGGGGTCGGCATCATCGGCATCGGCACCGTGGGAGCGGGGGTCGTGCAGGTCCTCCAGGAGAACGCCCGGGAGATCGAGCGACGGCTGGGGGCGCGCCTCAGGCTCGTCCGGGTGGCGGACAAGGACATCGAGAGCGACCGGGGGGTGCCCATCGACCGGGTGCTCCTCACCACCGAGGTGGCCGAAGTGCTGGAAAATCCGGAGATCCAGATCGTGGCGGAGCTCATCGGGGGGTACGAGCCCGCCCGGGGCTTCCTGCTGCGGGCCATGGCCAACGGCAAGCACGTGGTCACGGCCAACAAGGCCCTGCTCGCGGTACACGGCGACGAGATCTTTGCAGCGGCGAAGGCTGCCGGGGTGGACGTGGGGTTCGAGGCCAGTGTGGGCGGGGGCATCCCCATCCTGCGGGCCGTGCGCGAGGGCATGGCCGCCAACCGGGTGCGCAGCGTCCTGGGTATCCTCAACGGCACCACCAACTACATCCTCACCGAGATGACGGAGCGGGGCGAGGCGTTCGAGCGCGTGCTCAAGGAGGCCCAGAAGCTCGGCTACGCGGAGGCCGACCCCACCTTCGACGTGGAGGGGGTCGACGCGGCCCACAAACTCGCCATCCTGACCACCATGGCCTTCGGGTGCCGGGTGCCCTTTTCGGCGGTGTTCACCGAGGGGATCAGCCGGCTCACGCCCCAGGACATCGAGTACGCCGGGGA
This window contains:
- a CDS encoding homoserine dehydrogenase yields the protein MKDIGVGIIGIGTVGAGVVQVLQENAREIERRLGARLRLVRVADKDIESDRGVPIDRVLLTTEVAEVLENPEIQIVAELIGGYEPARGFLLRAMANGKHVVTANKALLAVHGDEIFAAAKAAGVDVGFEASVGGGIPILRAVREGMAANRVRSVLGILNGTTNYILTEMTERGEAFERVLKEAQKLGYAEADPTFDVEGVDAAHKLAILTTMAFGCRVPFSAVFTEGISRLTPQDIEYAGEFGYHVKLLAIGKKDGKRVEVRVHPTMVPSSHLLAGVRGVYNAVYVDADFLGPSLYYGQGAGRRATASAVVGDMIELARNVRQGVSWRVPPRAFQEEALEAAQVKPIEEVVCQYYLRFTALDKPGVLSRISGILGEYGISIESVVQKGRDAGQAVPLVFMTHEAREADVRRALGEIDTLGVTLGAPALIRIEG